AGTCGGCCACCCGGCGGGCCCATTCCGCTTCGTCTTGGGGGACGTAGTTGCGGCCTTTCAGGAAGTCGTAGGTCTTTTGATCGGGATTGACGTAGCCGCAGCGGGCCCCCCCTTCGATGGCCATGTTGCAGACGGTCATCCGCTCCTCCATGGTGAAGTGGTCGAAGACACTCCCCCCGTATTCGTAGGCGTAGCCGAGTCCGCCCTTGGCCCCGAGCTTTTTGATAAGGAAGAGGACCACGTCTTTGGCGTAGACGCCCGGTGGCAGCGTGCCTTCGACATTGACGCGGCGGACCTTGAGCTTGCTCATGGCCAGGGTTTGGGTGGCGAGGACGTCGCGCACTTGGGTGGTCCCGATGCCAAAGGCGATCGCCCCGAAGGCGCCGTGGGTGGCGGTGTGGGAGTCCCCGCAGGCAATGGTGGAGCCTGGCTGGGTGATGCCCTGTTCCGGGCCCACGATGTGGACGATGCCTTGTTTGCCGGAGGCGAGATTGAAGTAGGTGATGCCGAATTCGTCCGCGTTTTTCTGCAGCTCGGTGATCATGGCATCGGCCAAGGGATCGGCGAAGGGCTGCTCCCGCTGATCGGTCGGCACGATGTGATCGACGGTCGCGAAAGTCCGGTGGGGATAGCGCACTTTCAGGCCGAGATCCCGGAGCATCCCGAAAGCTTGGGGACTGGTGACTTCGTGGATGAGGTGGGTCCCGATCAGGAGCTGGGTTTGTCCATTGGCAAGCGTGCGCACGGTGTGCGCTGCCCAGACTTTTTCATAAAGTGTCTTGCCCATGATTGGAAACCCGTCTTGCGGGCGGAAAAGTTAGCCTAGAAAGCGCAAATGGTAAACCTTGGGATTGTCGCTCGATTTCCCGCAGCCTTTGGCACGGGAATTCCTGCGAAACTACCTGAGCCTGCTTGCGTTGCGACGAGGCAGGTCTATTTCAAAAAAGATCATCTCTGCTTATGGATTCACTCTCCTCCATCCTCACCTACGGTTTCTTCAAGTCCACCGGACTTCTCTTGTTGGGCTATCTCTGGAAAATCGCTCTCGGGATCGCCATCATTTGGGTCGGTTTCCGCCTCGTTAAATTCTTCCATCCCAAGGCCGGGGCCCTCATGGCCAAGAAAAAGATCGACCCCACGCTGGCCAATTTCATCAACAGTGTGGCGGCGGGGGCGGCCCGCATTTTTGTGGTCATCATCGGTCTCTCGGTGGTGGCGCCCACTGTGAACGCCCAGATCGCGGCTTTGGTGGCGGGCGCGGGCTTGGCGGTGGGCTTGGCGCTTTCGGGCAATCTGGGGAACTTCGCCGGGGGGGTGGTGATGCTTTTCTTGCGACCGTTCAAAAAGGGCGATGTCATCAAAGCCCAAGGCGAAGTCGGGATTGTGGACCAGATCGGGATCTTCCACACGGTCCTCATGACCTTCGACAACACCAAGATCTTCGTGCCCAACGGAGCCCTGTCCAACGGCACCATCCAGAACATGACGAGTGAGACACTGCGCCGCTGCGATTTCACGTTCGGCATCGCTTACAAGGACAATATCGATCACGCCCGGCAGCTCATCTGGGACATCATCGATGCCGATGAGCGGGCCATCCGGGATATGGAGGGCAAGGACCCTTTCGTGGCCGTGACCGAACTCGGAGATAGCTCGGTCAATTTCTCAGTCCGGGTCTGGACGAAGGCTTCCGATCTCTGGCCTTTCCGGTTCGACACGCTCGAGAAGGTCAAAAAATCCTTCGATGCCAACGGCGTCAGCATTCCCTTCCCGCAGAGCGAGGTCCATCTCCACCACCTCAGCTCCCCGGGGCAGTGAGGGTCCGAGGAGGCCTGCTCGATTTTTCGCAAGAAAGCCCGCTGGAAACAGCGGGCTTTTTCGGGCCGGCGTATCAGAGACCATGTTCCCTGCCACCCGACTTGCGGCCCTCGAGCGGCTCGACCAGTTTCTCGAGACCGGTTCCCGCTATGCCAAAGAGCGCAATTTCGTCCGCCCCGGGCATGAGTCGGTCTCGCGCCTTTCGCCGGCCATCCGCCACGGCCTGCTGACCACGGACGAGGCCTCCCGCGCGGCGCTGGATCGCTACGCTTTCTCCACCGTCGAGAAATTCGTGCAGGAGCTTTGGTGGCGGACCTACTGGAAGGGGTGGCTCGAGATGCGGCCCCAGGTCTGGCGCC
This region of Verrucomicrobiota bacterium genomic DNA includes:
- the leuC gene encoding 3-isopropylmalate dehydratase large subunit; protein product: MGKTLYEKVWAAHTVRTLANGQTQLLIGTHLIHEVTSPQAFGMLRDLGLKVRYPHRTFATVDHIVPTDQREQPFADPLADAMITELQKNADEFGITYFNLASGKQGIVHIVGPEQGITQPGSTIACGDSHTATHGAFGAIAFGIGTTQVRDVLATQTLAMSKLKVRRVNVEGTLPPGVYAKDVVLFLIKKLGAKGGLGYAYEYGGSVFDHFTMEERMTVCNMAIEGGARCGYVNPDQKTYDFLKGRNYVPQDEAEWARRVADWESFASDPDAEYDDIVTFRAEDIAPSVTWGISPDHGLFVDETIPDPADAATETDRAAWSDALDYMKLEAGQPIAGTKIDVAFLGSCTNGRLSDFREVAQYLQGRKVAEGVTAIAVPGSQIVAHQCQQEGLDKIFETAGFEWRGAGCSMCLAMNPDKLIQDQLCASSSNRNFKGRQGSPIGRTILMSPVMVAAAAVEGAIADAREVFEISREVAVA
- a CDS encoding mechanosensitive ion channel domain-containing protein, whose translation is MDSLSSILTYGFFKSTGLLLLGYLWKIALGIAIIWVGFRLVKFFHPKAGALMAKKKIDPTLANFINSVAAGAARIFVVIIGLSVVAPTVNAQIAALVAGAGLAVGLALSGNLGNFAGGVVMLFLRPFKKGDVIKAQGEVGIVDQIGIFHTVLMTFDNTKIFVPNGALSNGTIQNMTSETLRRCDFTFGIAYKDNIDHARQLIWDIIDADERAIRDMEGKDPFVAVTELGDSSVNFSVRVWTKASDLWPFRFDTLEKVKKSFDANGVSIPFPQSEVHLHHLSSPGQ